One genomic segment of Streptomyces sp. RKND-216 includes these proteins:
- a CDS encoding mobile element transfer protein, with protein sequence MPARDFFHSVERIGPVQIGTHRDRRTGQTRHAAVCTSERCGWSADYGTRSAAQLAARTHRCRIR encoded by the coding sequence GTGCCTGCCCGTGACTTCTTCCACTCCGTCGAGCGCATCGGCCCGGTGCAGATCGGCACCCACCGCGACCGCCGCACCGGTCAGACCCGCCACGCAGCCGTGTGCACCTCCGAGCGCTGCGGCTGGTCCGCCGACTACGGCACCCGCTCCGCCGCCCAGCTCGCCGCCCGCACCCACCGCTGCCGCATCCGCTGA
- a CDS encoding winged helix-turn-helix domain-containing protein: MAEFRGQPAYLQIADRIKGEIRDQKLNPGDKLPSETELMQAHDVSRTVARQAIARLREDGYAISHQGKGSFVAAPGEGGVSRRSPEYEEITQHLNEVHRDVRQLADRMDQLEELVRQQLPRP, from the coding sequence ATGGCCGAGTTCAGGGGACAACCGGCGTATCTGCAGATCGCCGACCGGATCAAAGGGGAGATCCGGGACCAGAAGCTCAACCCGGGAGACAAGCTCCCTTCAGAGACGGAGCTGATGCAGGCTCACGACGTGTCCCGCACCGTGGCCCGGCAGGCAATCGCCCGTCTGCGGGAGGACGGGTACGCGATCTCTCACCAGGGGAAGGGCAGTTTCGTCGCTGCACCTGGTGAGGGGGGAGTGTCCCGCCGCAGCCCGGAGTACGAGGAGATCACCCAGCACCTGAACGAGGTTCACCGCGACGTGCGCCAGCTCGCCGACCGCATGGACCAGCTCGAAGAGCTCGTACGTCAGCAGTTGCCAAGGCCGTAG
- a CDS encoding replication initiator has translation MPALVRQLHTLGGCTTPIRLEGHRTEQGLNTRTGEIGAVLHHLDSAELPAGHLLVRCNNRRATRCASCAEVYRRDTYQLITAGLKGGKGVPEEVGTHPRVFATFTAPSFGPVHNRPASRRCRCGTRHSEADDTLGTPLNPDTYDYEAAVLWNAHASKIWARFSIYLRREVAKRAGLTQRDFADHARVSFAKVAEYQERGAVHFHAVIRLDGPEGGDTPPPAWATAELLADAIRAAATNAEVPGPVLGRRLHTFAFGRQLDIRTIRTADLDGGTELTDRAVAAYIAKYATKGAETTTGTLDRPLKFLAELARVHISDHARQLIRTAWHLGGRRDLADLRLREWAHMLGFRGHFSTKTRRYSTTLGALRQARAEWRRLQAAIARGDTEVPATPDDEEETTLVLAHWAFAGTGLSRGEEWLAAAFTPDDTEGKFTA, from the coding sequence ATGCCCGCCCTCGTCCGCCAGCTGCACACCCTCGGCGGCTGCACCACACCGATCCGTCTGGAAGGCCACCGCACCGAGCAAGGGCTGAACACCCGCACCGGTGAGATCGGCGCCGTGCTGCACCACCTCGACTCCGCCGAACTGCCCGCCGGTCACCTCCTGGTGCGCTGCAACAACCGCCGGGCGACCCGCTGCGCCTCCTGCGCCGAGGTCTACCGCCGCGACACCTACCAACTGATCACCGCCGGACTCAAAGGCGGCAAAGGCGTCCCCGAAGAAGTCGGCACCCACCCGCGCGTCTTCGCCACCTTCACCGCCCCCAGCTTCGGCCCCGTACACAACCGGCCCGCCTCCCGCCGCTGCCGCTGCGGCACCCGCCACAGCGAGGCCGACGACACTCTCGGCACCCCACTGAACCCGGACACCTACGACTACGAAGCGGCCGTGCTGTGGAACGCCCACGCCTCGAAAATCTGGGCCCGCTTCTCGATCTACCTGCGCCGGGAAGTCGCCAAGCGGGCCGGGCTCACGCAACGGGACTTCGCCGACCACGCCCGCGTCTCCTTCGCCAAGGTCGCCGAGTACCAAGAGCGCGGCGCCGTCCACTTCCACGCCGTGATCCGCCTCGACGGCCCCGAGGGCGGCGACACCCCGCCCCCGGCCTGGGCCACGGCCGAACTCCTCGCCGATGCCATCCGCGCCGCCGCCACGAACGCTGAGGTACCCGGGCCCGTACTCGGTCGTCGGCTGCACACTTTCGCCTTCGGCCGCCAGCTCGACATCCGCACCATCCGCACCGCCGACCTGGACGGCGGCACCGAACTGACCGACCGCGCGGTCGCCGCCTACATCGCCAAGTACGCCACCAAGGGCGCCGAGACCACCACCGGCACCCTCGACCGCCCGCTGAAGTTCCTCGCCGAACTCGCCCGCGTCCACATCAGCGATCACGCCCGGCAACTCATCCGCACCGCCTGGCACCTCGGCGGCCGCCGCGACCTGGCGGACCTCCGCCTGCGGGAGTGGGCGCACATGCTCGGCTTCCGGGGCCACTTCTCCACCAAGACCCGCCGTTACTCCACCACCCTCGGCGCACTCCGGCAGGCCCGTGCCGAGTGGCGACGCCTGCAAGCCGCCATCGCACGCGGCGACACCGAAGTGCCGGCCACCCCGGACGACGAGGAGGAGACCACCCTCGTCCTCGCGCACTGGGCCTTCGCCGGAACCGGCCTCTCACGCGGTGAGGAATGGCTCGCCGCCGCCTTCACCCCCGACGACACCGAAGGGAAGTTCACTGCATGA
- a CDS encoding DUF2637 domain-containing protein → MRSLRVDAVLVQAVIAGALSFAHLHDIAEAAGQDGWKAWAYPISVDLLLVAAWRRLRALQAVGSPAGAAWTWFLIALAASLGANVATAGLLDLGDVPDWLRILVAGWPALAFLGGTLLVHSPNDTAKQTADEDECQALNVDRAESTAPAPATDPAPAALEPTGAPAPPATRLEPEPVSVQSVEKPRQAPAAASVPSALVDHARKLADAHRARTGAPMDTDTLRARLGVPAPMADAIAAQLT, encoded by the coding sequence ATGCGCTCGCTTCGCGTGGATGCCGTGCTCGTGCAAGCCGTGATCGCCGGTGCCCTGTCCTTCGCTCACCTCCACGACATCGCCGAAGCCGCCGGACAAGACGGCTGGAAGGCCTGGGCCTACCCCATCTCCGTGGACCTGCTGCTCGTCGCCGCTTGGCGCCGACTGCGGGCCCTGCAAGCCGTTGGCTCCCCGGCCGGGGCCGCGTGGACCTGGTTCCTCATCGCCCTGGCTGCTTCCCTGGGCGCCAACGTGGCCACCGCCGGCCTCCTCGACCTGGGCGACGTGCCCGACTGGCTGCGCATCCTCGTCGCCGGATGGCCCGCACTGGCCTTCCTCGGCGGCACCCTCCTCGTCCACTCCCCGAACGACACGGCCAAGCAGACGGCAGACGAGGACGAGTGCCAGGCGCTCAACGTCGACCGAGCCGAATCAACCGCGCCCGCACCCGCAACCGACCCGGCCCCGGCCGCCCTGGAGCCGACCGGAGCGCCGGCACCCCCGGCCACCCGACTCGAGCCCGAACCCGTTTCCGTGCAGTCCGTCGAGAAGCCCCGACAGGCTCCGGCGGCGGCGTCGGTCCCCTCCGCGCTGGTCGACCACGCCCGGAAGCTCGCCGACGCCCACCGCGCTCGCACCGGGGCGCCGATGGACACCGACACCCTCCGCGCCCGCCTGGGCGTCCCCGCGCCGATGGCCGACGCCATCGCCGCTCAACTCACCTGA
- a CDS encoding FtsK/SpoIIIE domain-containing protein, whose amino-acid sequence MTVLVVILGTAALLRWRRPAWYWLTFGALAAVIRLRFRYASVMEACGLTVPPSRLRLLLARATRSEVPASRVPRIRALKVTRTGLVLRLKMRPGQDAFDFAAASDRLRHSFGMQGVTSREVKAGVVELRMTGYDVLKRVQMPAKTDAGTLRVPVALREDGSVHYRDYRTTPHALNIGATQSGKSVYQRRLVAALAPQPVALVGVDCKNGVELGPLARRFSALADNPDDARGLLEALLDRMEATYEVIRREQRISADTPDEEITADIWGLPEKLRPTPVVVLVDEVAELALFASKAEEKRRDAIITALVRLAQLGRAAGIYVEICGQRFGSDLGGGITLLRSQLTGRTAHRVNDEASAKMAFADIAPDAVLAAVQIPNERPGTAVVGDSSGGWVLTRTPFTTLRQAVNACNRHADLTPEVPELAAWRPALDEADARPRVDLTKAA is encoded by the coding sequence ATCACCGTGCTGGTGGTCATCCTGGGCACGGCGGCGCTGCTGCGGTGGCGCCGCCCGGCCTGGTACTGGCTCACCTTCGGCGCCCTGGCCGCCGTGATCCGGCTCCGCTTCCGGTACGCCTCGGTCATGGAAGCCTGCGGGCTGACGGTCCCGCCGTCGCGGTTGCGGCTGCTGCTCGCTCGGGCGACACGTAGCGAGGTGCCGGCCTCTCGGGTCCCGCGCATCCGAGCGCTGAAGGTCACCCGCACGGGGTTGGTGCTGCGGTTGAAGATGCGGCCGGGTCAGGACGCCTTCGACTTCGCCGCTGCCTCGGACCGGTTGCGGCACTCCTTCGGCATGCAGGGCGTCACCTCGCGTGAGGTCAAGGCCGGGGTGGTCGAGCTGCGTATGACCGGCTACGACGTGCTCAAGCGGGTGCAGATGCCCGCGAAGACCGACGCGGGTACGTTGCGGGTTCCGGTCGCGCTGCGGGAAGACGGCAGCGTGCACTACCGCGACTACCGCACCACCCCGCACGCGCTGAACATCGGCGCCACGCAGTCGGGCAAGTCCGTCTACCAGCGCCGCCTGGTCGCCGCCCTCGCCCCGCAGCCGGTCGCCCTGGTCGGCGTCGACTGCAAGAACGGCGTGGAACTCGGCCCGCTCGCCCGCCGGTTCTCCGCCCTGGCCGACAACCCCGACGACGCACGCGGCCTGCTGGAAGCCCTCCTCGACCGGATGGAGGCCACCTACGAGGTGATCCGGCGGGAACAGCGCATCAGCGCCGACACCCCGGACGAGGAGATCACCGCCGACATCTGGGGCCTGCCGGAGAAGCTACGGCCGACCCCGGTGGTGGTGCTGGTGGACGAGGTCGCCGAACTCGCCCTGTTCGCCAGCAAGGCGGAGGAGAAGCGCCGCGACGCCATCATTACCGCCCTGGTCCGGCTGGCCCAGCTCGGCCGCGCCGCTGGCATCTACGTCGAGATCTGCGGTCAGCGGTTCGGCTCCGACCTCGGAGGCGGCATCACCCTCCTGCGCTCCCAGCTGACCGGCCGGACCGCGCACCGGGTCAACGACGAAGCTTCGGCGAAGATGGCGTTCGCCGACATCGCCCCCGACGCCGTGCTCGCGGCCGTGCAGATCCCGAACGAGCGGCCCGGAACTGCCGTGGTCGGTGACTCCTCCGGCGGCTGGGTGCTGACCCGTACGCCGTTCACGACGCTGCGGCAGGCCGTCAACGCCTGCAACCGCCACGCCGACCTCACCCCCGAGGTCCCCGAACTGGCCGCCTGGCGCCCCGCCCTTGATGAGGCCGACGCCCGGCCTCGCGTGGACCTGACCAAGGCTGCTTGA
- a CDS encoding SpdD-like protein gives MFRPKYPTVPAPTGTTPHVVTPAAIRPGAAVEPTGCDCQHPAPVHAPATPVPAASARLTPGTAAALVAGGTAAVLVVGTVLVSMLLAVAITAASLAVTALVVRSLLSGRHQH, from the coding sequence ATGTTCCGACCGAAATACCCCACCGTCCCGGCCCCGACCGGCACCACGCCGCACGTGGTCACTCCGGCCGCAATCCGTCCCGGCGCCGCTGTCGAACCGACCGGCTGCGACTGCCAGCACCCGGCCCCGGTGCATGCGCCGGCCACTCCGGTCCCCGCGGCTTCGGCTCGCCTGACTCCCGGTACCGCTGCCGCGCTGGTGGCCGGCGGAACCGCGGCCGTCCTCGTCGTCGGCACGGTCCTGGTCTCCATGCTCCTGGCCGTCGCCATCACCGCCGCATCCCTCGCGGTCACCGCGCTCGTCGTCCGCTCCCTGCTCAGCGGACGGCACCAGCACTGA